From Syntrophales bacterium, one genomic window encodes:
- a CDS encoding energy transducer TonB produces MKKKFLILFILFSLTIHALVILLSLRINLPAVTHNDPVMKVELKTPQEVEKPRARHSKTPTRTFADDGTEADPAREASVGLENPGGVYEPYLLNIRRRIERLWSYPPQALAENREGSAVIRFTIAANGTLAGSSVLTSSGNFLLDEGALACIRGASPFDPLPASFNLSLLNVTATFSYRINL; encoded by the coding sequence ATGAAAAAGAAATTCCTGATTCTTTTTATTCTGTTTTCACTGACAATTCACGCGCTGGTGATCTTGCTTTCGCTCCGCATCAATCTGCCGGCAGTGACGCATAACGATCCGGTTATGAAGGTAGAGTTGAAAACGCCTCAGGAGGTGGAAAAACCCCGCGCCAGACATTCGAAAACGCCGACACGAACTTTTGCCGACGATGGCACGGAAGCCGATCCCGCCCGCGAGGCGTCGGTGGGGCTCGAAAACCCCGGCGGCGTTTATGAACCTTATCTGCTGAACATCCGCCGCCGGATCGAGCGCCTTTGGTCATACCCGCCTCAGGCCCTTGCCGAAAACCGGGAGGGAAGCGCCGTAATCCGCTTTACTATAGCGGCGAACGGAACTCTGGCGGGCTCTTCCGTGCTCACCAGTTCCGGAAACTTCCTTCTCGATGAAGGGGCTCTTGCCTGCATCAGGGGTGCCTCGCCCTTTGACCCGCTGCCCGCCTCCTTCAATCTTTCGCTCCTCAATGTAACCGCCACCTTCAGTTACCGGATAAACCTCTGA
- a CDS encoding MBL fold metallo-hydrolase: protein MKVKLMGAARTVTGSCYIVEAAGRRFAIDCGMHQGNEEIEKRNWDVDLYKPQEIEFILMTHAHMDHSGLIPRLVQKGFKGKIYMTPPTWELLHIMLLDSAHIQEMEAQWKSVKQRRHGESTIAPLYVQKDAMDSFPLFSAITYDEPFSPFPGLTVTFRDAGHILGAAMIELSLTEDGKQSKIVFSGDIGRPSQLIVRDPAVIKEADFLFMESTYGNRNHKDEKDSLDELAEAIAYSYKRHEKVIIPAFAVERTQEMIYSLHLLAKDGRLPDIPVYVDSPLAIQATEIFKKCKKYMDEEARLILENGDDPLQLPRLQYTQSTAESIEINNKKGPAIVISASGMANAGRIKHHLRHNLWREGASVVFVGFQAQGTPGRKIIDGAEKIHILNEDVAVRAKIFTINGFSAHAGQTQLLEWFGHFKNRDIKLFLTHGEYTAQQELARLIKERFDVVAAIPDYLEEITLTPGMQPKVVAYPEKAEPRIDWGYLIADLEGRLAQIQNRREAMEKKSWVEQVDLRDRLLETSRDLAGIIAEI, encoded by the coding sequence ATGAAGGTAAAACTGATGGGCGCGGCAAGGACGGTTACCGGTTCCTGTTATATCGTCGAAGCGGCGGGGCGCAGGTTTGCCATTGACTGCGGCATGCATCAAGGCAACGAGGAGATAGAAAAGCGCAACTGGGATGTCGATCTGTATAAACCCCAGGAGATCGAATTCATCCTGATGACGCATGCCCATATGGATCATTCCGGCCTGATTCCCCGTCTCGTGCAGAAGGGCTTCAAGGGCAAAATCTACATGACGCCCCCAACCTGGGAGCTTCTGCATATCATGCTGCTGGACAGCGCCCACATCCAGGAGATGGAAGCGCAATGGAAAAGCGTAAAGCAGCGGCGTCACGGGGAATCCACCATCGCCCCGCTCTATGTGCAGAAAGATGCAATGGACTCCTTTCCCCTTTTTTCAGCAATCACCTACGATGAGCCGTTTTCTCCGTTTCCCGGTTTGACGGTCACGTTTCGGGATGCGGGTCACATCCTCGGCGCGGCGATGATAGAACTGTCCCTGACCGAGGACGGGAAACAGAGCAAAATCGTCTTTTCAGGGGACATCGGCAGGCCGTCGCAGCTCATCGTCCGCGATCCGGCGGTTATTAAAGAGGCGGATTTCCTCTTCATGGAGTCCACCTATGGCAACCGCAACCACAAGGATGAAAAGGACAGTCTCGACGAACTTGCGGAGGCGATTGCGTACAGTTACAAACGGCATGAAAAGGTGATCATTCCGGCCTTCGCCGTCGAACGCACCCAGGAGATGATCTACTCTCTGCACCTGCTGGCGAAGGATGGCCGTCTCCCCGACATCCCCGTGTATGTGGACAGCCCGCTTGCCATCCAGGCAACGGAAATCTTCAAGAAATGCAAAAAATACATGGATGAGGAGGCAAGACTAATCCTCGAAAACGGCGACGACCCGCTACAGCTTCCCCGGCTCCAATACACCCAGTCCACCGCCGAATCGATTGAAATCAACAATAAGAAGGGACCGGCAATCGTCATTTCCGCAAGCGGCATGGCCAACGCGGGCCGCATCAAACACCATCTGCGCCACAACCTATGGCGGGAGGGGGCAAGCGTTGTCTTCGTCGGATTCCAGGCGCAGGGAACGCCGGGCAGGAAGATCATCGACGGCGCCGAAAAGATTCATATTCTAAACGAGGATGTCGCCGTGCGCGCGAAGATATTCACAATTAACGGCTTTTCCGCCCACGCCGGACAAACCCAGCTTCTGGAATGGTTCGGACATTTCAAGAACAGGGATATCAAACTTTTTCTGACACATGGCGAGTACACAGCCCAGCAGGAACTGGCGAGGCTGATCAAGGAACGTTTCGACGTCGTAGCGGCGATCCCCGATTATCTTGAAGAGATAACGCTGACGCCGGGGATGCAGCCCAAAGTGGTTGCCTACCCGGAAAAGGCCGAACCGCGGATAGACTGGGGATATCTTATCGCCGACCTCGAAGGAAGGCTTGCCCAGATTCAAAACCGGCGGGAGGCGATGGAGAAAAAGAGCTGGGTGGAACAGGTCGATCTGCGCGACCGGCTTCTCGAAACGAGCCGGGACCTGGCGGGAATAATTGCCGAAATCTGA
- a CDS encoding DUF1566 domain-containing protein — protein sequence MLRKIGIIMLVGVLSLFCFSTPPLWAQNIITNGDFSVGIQGWTVVPTDPAPWPLVDGAVNLHPPSGSYLGTVIYQNLNVTGVGGKKYDFSMKLLKTGIPDDSWRTIAVYLTYLDGVTPVRYKLANPLNSEIATPLSVEAIPTFSGTVGASVTLPTTATAITKIEIAKENFGDFTVDDIVLAEGAAACTFTVAKFGSPNPSVYLGAAGGTATLNVTASNSACTWSASVASGSDWLSIASGASGTGSGQMQISAAANPSTNGIPRDASVSFGAGQGFNVWQMATALPRTSVALGSLQSRRAGNHTATLLQNGKVLIVGGHTNVNITDVLATAELYDPASRTFTLTGSMNVPRWGHTATLLPDGKVLIAGGYNYTSGSHTNLDSAELYDPATGQFTLLASKMSSPRRQHTATPFTDPTTKAPKILIAGGINSGGAAQSDTWSVTNKADLYDVATSTFAPTGNLVAGRGTHRATTIPGASMTVNSPLGGTITVTGTNILVVGGSNFDSYLASAEIYDTVAGTFSATGSMTTGRAHGIGNFGPVFGGGLTTGQTCLASTEIYNTVTKTFSSYATLSQARRGHEVTPLSPGRILVSGGDCAGNATMEILDLATDAFTPSSQSMTAARVFHTATYLPNAAALAELDILLVGGDPGGTAELYTTSTAAGTNATLNVQLAGTGSGLASAIGLICGDAGCSGSYPIGTSVTLTASSASGSIFAGWSGGGCSGTGNCTVTMDAAKTVTATFDGTAPAQGSSTLPKTGQTTCYDATGTAIACAGTGQDGAVQAGIAWPSSRFANNGNGTVTDHLTGLVWLKDAGCTGFGPFVPWTDALTKANNLATGQCGLTDGSQAGDWRLPNINELRSLLMTAGQSDMTVWLTGQGFSNAGSSYWSSTPANSDGSAAWAIDLSSLYIYGVGATPGTRVWPVRDGQDGGVIILPKTGQTTSAATGDDGALQKGAAWPSPRFTDNNDGTVTDHLTSLVWLKKGTCAVQTKTWSDALTYAVGMAEGQCDLADGSKAGDWRLPNVNELQSVIDWSKSGPALPAGHPFTEVAWNRYWTSTSIENLPGSAWQVNLNNGGAFPANKSYELSNAYAWPVRTGQETAVNRTLTVAKAGTGAGTVTSAPAGIDCGANCSAAFAAGAQVTLTATPATGSTFAGWSGGGCSGTGICTVTLGSDAAITATFLLALPTVANAGPGKVVFDKALLDASASQGNIVSYQWTLTHHTNAAYNRTATGQKPNIADLQPGFYDVLLTVTDAASQTQTAATLLAVAGPWDINADGKQGLAEIIYLLQLLTGMKP from the coding sequence ATGTTAAGAAAAATCGGAATCATCATGCTGGTCGGCGTTTTGTCCCTGTTCTGTTTTTCTACTCCCCCCTTATGGGCGCAAAACATAATCACAAACGGTGATTTTTCGGTCGGCATCCAAGGGTGGACCGTCGTGCCGACGGATCCAGCTCCGTGGCCTCTTGTGGACGGGGCAGTCAACCTCCATCCTCCCAGCGGCAGCTACTTGGGAACGGTCATCTATCAGAATCTGAACGTGACCGGCGTCGGCGGAAAGAAGTATGATTTTTCAATGAAATTGCTGAAAACCGGCATTCCCGATGATTCCTGGCGGACCATCGCCGTCTATCTAACCTATCTGGATGGCGTCACTCCTGTCCGCTACAAGCTGGCCAACCCTCTTAATTCAGAGATCGCAACACCCCTTTCCGTGGAGGCTATCCCTACATTCAGCGGCACCGTCGGCGCCTCCGTAACGCTTCCCACAACTGCCACGGCGATTACCAAAATCGAAATCGCCAAGGAGAATTTCGGCGACTTTACGGTGGACGATATCGTTCTCGCCGAGGGGGCGGCTGCCTGCACCTTTACCGTTGCCAAGTTCGGCAGTCCGAACCCGTCCGTCTATCTGGGAGCGGCAGGGGGAACCGCTACCCTGAACGTTACGGCCTCAAACTCTGCCTGCACGTGGAGTGCTTCGGTTGCCAGCGGCTCGGATTGGCTCTCAATTGCCTCCGGCGCAAGCGGAACCGGAAGCGGGCAGATGCAGATCAGCGCCGCCGCCAATCCCAGCACGAATGGCATTCCCCGCGACGCTTCGGTTAGCTTCGGAGCGGGGCAGGGCTTCAACGTTTGGCAGATGGCAACGGCTTTGCCGCGCACCTCCGTCGCTTTGGGCAGTCTTCAGAGCCGGCGGGCGGGAAATCATACGGCCACGCTGCTGCAAAATGGCAAGGTTCTGATCGTCGGCGGCCACACTAACGTCAACATAACGGATGTTTTGGCGACGGCGGAACTCTACGACCCGGCAAGCCGTACCTTCACCCTGACCGGTTCAATGAACGTTCCCCGCTGGGGCCATACGGCAACCCTGCTGCCTGACGGCAAGGTGTTGATCGCCGGCGGTTACAACTATACGAGCGGCAGCCACACGAACCTCGACAGCGCTGAGCTCTACGACCCGGCCACCGGCCAGTTCACCCTGCTTGCCTCGAAGATGAGTTCGCCCCGACGACAACACACAGCCACGCCGTTTACTGATCCGACCACGAAGGCACCGAAAATCCTGATCGCCGGGGGGATCAACAGCGGCGGCGCGGCGCAAAGCGACACCTGGAGCGTCACCAATAAGGCCGATCTTTATGATGTTGCCACAAGCACCTTTGCCCCCACGGGGAACCTGGTTGCGGGCCGGGGAACCCACCGGGCAACAACAATTCCTGGCGCCTCTATGACCGTAAACAGTCCCCTCGGAGGTACAATTACCGTTACCGGTACGAACATCCTCGTCGTTGGGGGCAGCAATTTTGACAGTTATCTTGCAAGCGCCGAAATATATGATACAGTGGCAGGAACATTCTCCGCTACCGGATCAATGACTACGGGAAGGGCCCACGGGATAGGGAATTTTGGACCAGTTTTCGGCGGCGGCCTCACCACCGGCCAGACCTGCCTGGCCTCCACGGAAATTTATAATACCGTAACGAAGACCTTCTCGTCCTACGCGACGCTGAGCCAGGCGCGGCGGGGCCATGAGGTTACACCGCTTTCCCCCGGGCGGATACTGGTCAGCGGCGGCGACTGCGCGGGAAATGCCACCATGGAGATCCTTGATTTGGCAACGGACGCTTTTACCCCCTCCTCCCAGTCCATGACCGCGGCCCGGGTCTTCCACACAGCCACATATCTTCCCAATGCCGCCGCCCTTGCCGAATTAGATATCCTTCTTGTTGGCGGCGATCCGGGCGGAACGGCAGAGCTCTACACGACCAGTACCGCGGCAGGCACGAACGCCACACTGAACGTCCAGTTGGCAGGAACGGGAAGCGGGTTGGCATCCGCGATCGGCCTGATCTGCGGGGACGCTGGCTGCTCTGGTTCCTACCCCATCGGAACCTCGGTGACGCTCACGGCGTCGTCGGCCTCCGGGTCCATCTTCGCCGGCTGGAGCGGCGGAGGCTGCTCCGGAACCGGGAACTGCACGGTCACGATGGATGCGGCCAAAACGGTCACGGCCACCTTCGATGGAACCGCTCCTGCACAGGGCTCTTCAACCCTGCCGAAAACCGGGCAGACGACCTGCTACGACGCTACCGGAACGGCGATCGCCTGTGCCGGAACGGGCCAGGATGGAGCGGTTCAGGCAGGAATTGCCTGGCCCTCCTCACGGTTTGCAAACAACGGCAACGGTACGGTCACGGATCATCTGACCGGACTTGTATGGCTCAAGGATGCCGGCTGCACCGGCTTTGGTCCGTTTGTTCCCTGGACCGACGCCCTGACCAAGGCCAATAACCTAGCTACGGGACAGTGCGGGCTTACCGACGGCTCCCAGGCAGGCGACTGGCGACTGCCGAACATCAATGAACTCAGAAGCCTATTGATGACCGCCGGCCAGTCGGACATGACGGTCTGGCTGACGGGACAGGGATTTTCCAACGCGGGCTCTTCTTACTGGTCGTCTACCCCTGCCAATTCGGACGGATCTGCTGCCTGGGCGATCGATCTTTCGAGCTTATACATCTATGGTGTAGGGGCAACCCCCGGCACCCGCGTCTGGCCTGTTCGCGACGGACAGGACGGGGGTGTCATCATCCTGCCTAAGACGGGACAGACCACCAGCGCCGCAACTGGCGACGACGGGGCGCTGCAAAAAGGCGCAGCCTGGCCGTCTCCGAGGTTCACGGACAACAACGACGGAACGGTCACGGATCACCTGACCAGCCTGGTTTGGCTGAAAAAGGGGACCTGTGCCGTGCAAACCAAGACATGGAGTGACGCGTTGACCTATGCCGTCGGCATGGCCGAGGGGCAGTGTGACCTTGCCGACGGGTCAAAAGCGGGCGATTGGCGATTGCCAAACGTCAATGAATTGCAGAGCGTCATTGATTGGAGCAAGTCCGGTCCGGCACTGCCAGCCGGTCATCCCTTCACGGAAGTGGCATGGAATCGTTACTGGACCTCGACGAGCATCGAGAACCTGCCCGGCAGCGCCTGGCAGGTTAACCTGAATAACGGTGGGGCCTTCCCGGCCAATAAATCGTACGAACTTTCCAATGCCTACGCCTGGCCCGTGCGCACGGGTCAGGAGACGGCCGTCAACCGTACCCTGACCGTCGCCAAGGCCGGCACGGGCGCAGGTACGGTGACGAGCGCGCCGGCCGGCATAGACTGCGGTGCAAACTGCTCGGCTGCTTTTGCCGCAGGGGCGCAGGTGACGCTCACGGCCACGCCGGCCACAGGATCCACCTTCGCCGGCTGGAGCGGCGGAGGCTGCTCCGGGACGGGTATATGTACAGTCACGCTCGGTAGTGATGCCGCCATCACGGCGACTTTCCTGCTCGCTCTACCAACAGTGGCCAACGCCGGCCCGGGCAAGGTAGTCTTCGACAAGGCGCTCCTCGACGCCAGCGCCTCGCAGGGAAACATCGTCTCCTATCAGTGGACGCTGACGCACCACACCAATGCCGCTTACAACCGTACGGCGACCGGGCAAAAACCTAATATCGCCGATCTCCAACCGGGTTTTTATGATGTCCTCCTGACTGTCACCGATGCTGCCTCCCAGACGCAAACTGCAGCCACTCTGCTGGCCGTAGCGGGCCCCTGGGATATAAATGCAGAC